Within Haloarcula halobia, the genomic segment GAGTGTTCCCGACTTTTCGGGACGAAAGCATTCCTTCTTCTTCCAGTTTTTGTAGCCGCTTATACGCAGTGTCGTGGGCACAACCAACCTGAGTTGCAATCTCTCCCGTGCCAGCCATCCCACCTTGGTTAGCGATAGCATCGAGGAAGTCCTCGGTAGAGTACTCACCGGTGTACCGGCCAGTCTCTTCGTCACGGTGGGGCATTACTCAGAATTTCAGTTCCGTTCTGATTAGTCCTAACGGTATTCCGGCATCCCATTATGAGTTCTCCGAAAGGCTTTTACTATTATGAGTCCTCATAATGGATATGGAGCCCAGCCCTTGGGGCGTAGTGTACTAAAGCGCCTGGTGCGCAGAGACACCGGGCTGGGTTTCCCACAGGACGTGGAAGAACCCATGACAGACTCTACACCATCGATTCAAGAAGTTTCCGCCAGAGAGTTAATTGAAGATACATATAAATTGCAAAAATCCCATTCGGGGAAGGGGGCGCGACGTGCCAAGTGTTCGATGACTCGCTGCACGACGGCGACGCGGTCCTCGCGTACGTGTTCCGACCAGCAGGGATCACGAAGTACAAAATCGGCCACGTGACCTGCGGTGAGGCCCAGCACAAGCCGCCCGAGGAATACACGTTGGGTGTTCGCGAGCTACTCGCCGACGGGCGATTGGGCTGGTACTCTGACGGCGCGACACAGTCGTCGTGGCCAGTGCTACTCGCGCCAGACGTGCGAGTTATGAGCCCACCCGCGACGAAGAC encodes:
- a CDS encoding helix-turn-helix domain-containing protein, with protein sequence MPHRDEETGRYTGEYSTEDFLDAIANQGGMAGTGEIATQVGCAHDTAYKRLQKLEEEGMLSSRKVGNTLLWTRS